In Bombus pyrosoma isolate SC7728 linkage group LG2, ASM1482585v1, whole genome shotgun sequence, a genomic segment contains:
- the LOC122575523 gene encoding uncharacterized protein LOC122575523 — protein MAMDTSTVRLVIFLGMFLMFAGDYSYVIFTIFGRSSRQNITEPIKSLEDPASKIPGDSVALTTVKKDNEKENAISRRAKMMTTIKTACLPKLICELTSSVHQDQLSEMERSLLNLIRDTSLNTMAEVPSRYHFAAHMGQLISGVEGQGCHNFYPTCPLPGSSVLNMMKKIRLR, from the exons ATGGCTATGGACACCAGCACTGTGCGTCTCGTGATATTCCTTGGGATGTTCCTCATGTTCGCCGGTGACTACAGCTACGTGATCTTCACGATTTTCGGCCGATCGTCTCGGCAGAATATCACTGAACCGATTAAAAGTCTGGAGGATCCTGCAAGCAAGATTCCTGGAGACAGCGTAGCCTTGACGACGGTGAAGAAGgataacgagaaagaaaacg CGATCTCGCGACGCGCGAAGATGATGACGACGATCAAGACGGCTTGCTTGCCCAAGCTTATATGCGAACTGACCTCGTCCGTCCATCAGGATCAGCTGAGTGAGATGGAACGATCACTGCTAAACTTAATCAG GGACACGAGCTTGAACACGATGGCGGAAGTGCCCTCGAGGTACCACTTCGCGGCGCATATGGGTCAACTGATATCCGGCGTGGAAGGTCAAGGATGTCATAATTTCTACCCCACCTGCCCTCTGCCTGGCTCCAGCGTTCTCAACATGATGAAGAAGATTCGACTGCGTTGA
- the LOC122575556 gene encoding uncharacterized protein LOC122575556: MFLQKQSYFSRLAKSYPILKLVDVYDRQSFIRVYVLDNVYVCVLVHILFYVALWYATTVIRKMEKANKEMLKIVEENRTRLEDVAALKDKKTEYDEAVVKVKEAQRLTSQDLEDEMQRLSTELINAEDKLLELEKVVKKLIFSTYPAENRARVLRATSLTEKTNARGRVSAKDERSRSRISRYSNRHFHRRSHRNLHLGSMGSLSLDLLANVVHLPRQQLRLHPQKSDTSNYASVEAPEESTIYHQPDKFMWSAGDRRRDDRRRKRSGKFASSGISARFNVKKLHDESLKNVTPFTRSLLGLVTIFTQKKS, encoded by the exons ATGTTCTTACAAAAGCAGAGCTACTTCTCCCGGCTGGCAAAGTCCTACCCGATTCTAAAGCTCGTTGATGTATACGATCGTCAA TCGTTCATACGGGTGTACGTGTTGGACAACGTCTACGTTTGCGTTCTGGTGCACATACTCTTTTACGTTGCTCTGTGGTACGCCACTACG GTGATAAGAAAAATGGAGAAGGCGAACAAGGAGATGCTAAAAATCGTGGAGGAGAACAGAACG AGACTGGAAGACGTAGCGGCGTTGAAAGATAAGAAAACGGAATACGACGAGGCGGTGGTTAAAGTG AAAGAAGCGCAGAGATTAACATCGCAGGATCTGGAAGACGAG aTGCAACGTCTGAGCACGGAGCTGATCAACGCAGAGGACAAGCTACTGGAACTGGAGAAAGTGGTGAAGAAA TTAATTTTCAGTACATATCCAGCGGAGAATCGTGCAAGAGTTCTGCGGGCGACGTCGCTGACCGAGAAAACGAACGCGCGGGGCCGTGTTTCGGCGAAGGACGAACGGTCTCGCTCGAGAATCTCAAG ATACTCGAACCGTCATTTCCACCGCCGCAGCCACCGGAACCTCCACCTAGGAAGTATGGGATCTTTGTCTCTCGACCTCCTGGCCAACGTCGTCCACCTCCCGCGGCAACAGCTGCGACTGCACCCCCAAAAATCGGACACAAGTAACTACGCATCCGTGGAAGCTCCCGAGGAATCCACGATTTATCACC AGCCTGATAAATTCATGTGGAGTGCTGGAGATCGTCGACGAGACGATAGACGAAGAAAACGATCAGGAAAATTCGCTAGTAGTGGCATTTCGGCGCGTTTTAATGTGAAAAAATTGCACGACGAATCTCTGAAGAATGTGACACCTTTTACCAGATCGTTGTTGGGTctcgttacaatttttacgcagaaaaaatcttaa